In Dasypus novemcinctus isolate mDasNov1 chromosome 10, mDasNov1.1.hap2, whole genome shotgun sequence, one DNA window encodes the following:
- the LOC101439575 gene encoding olfactory receptor 4P4-like — MEKSNNVTVFILLGLSQNKHIAILCFVLFLFCYIAIWMGNLLIMISISCSQLIDQPMYFFLNYLSLSDLCYTSTVMPKLMTDLLVERKTISYSNCMAQLFSTHFFGGIEIFILTGMAYDRYVAICKPLHYTTIMSRWRCNAIITACCTGGFIHSSSQFLLTISLPFCGPNEIDHYFCDAYPLLKLACTDTHLIGLLVTANSGLIALVTFVILIFSYLFILYTIRVYSAQSRSKALSTCGSHITVVALFFVPALFIYIRPTTTFPEDKVFTLFYTILAPMFNPLIYTLRNLEMKNALRKVWCHQVLLEGQ, encoded by the coding sequence ATGGAAAAAAGCAATAATGTCACTGTATTTATTCTCCTTGGACTTTCCCAAAACAAGCATATTGCAATActctgctttgttttatttttattttgttacattGCCATTTGGATGGGAAACTTGCTCATAATGATTTCTATTTCCTGTAGTCAATTAATTGACCAGCCCAtgtatttctttcttaattaCCTCTCTCTCTCGGACCTTTGCTACACATCCACAGTGATGCCAAAATTAATGACTGACTTACTAGTAGAAAGAAAGACAATTTCTTATAGTAACTGCATGGCACAGCTCTTTTCCACACATTTCTTTGGAGGCATCGAGATCTTTATCCTTACAgggatggcctatgaccgctacgtGGCCATCTGCAAGCCCTTGCATTATACCACCATCATGAGCAGGTGGAGGTGTAATGCTATCATCACAGCTTGTTGTACTGGGGGATTTATACACTCCTCCAGTCAGTTTCTTCTCACCATCTCCTTACCTTTCTGTGGTCCCAATGAGATAGATCATTACTTTTGTGATGCCTATCCTTTGCTGAAGTTGGCCTGCACTGATACACACTTAATAGGACTCTTAGTCACTGCTAATTCAGGTTTAATTGCTTTGGTAACATTTGTTATCTtgatattttcttatctttttatattATACACAATCAGGGTGTACTCTGCACAGAGCCGCAGCAAAGCTCTTTCCACTTGTGGTTCTCACATAACTGTTGTGGCACTGTTTTTTGTACCtgcattatttatttacattagaCCAACCACGACTTTTCCAGAAGATAAAGTGTTTACTCTTTTCTACACCATCCTTGCCCCTATGTTCAACCCTTTGATCTACACCCTGAGAAACTTGGAGATGAAGAATGCCTTGAGGAAAGTTTGGTGCCATCAAGTGCTCTTGGAAGGACAGTAA